One Polaribacter sp. KT25b DNA segment encodes these proteins:
- a CDS encoding tetratricopeptide repeat protein produces the protein MKKQIIALSLGLMTIGAFAQKNELKAAEKALKKSDFKTAKEIVLSLEGTEASMDAKYKAKYYYLKGQAFGKSNVKKAAEAYNQLFDYEKETGKQKYTKQAQPKLNDLIQFVSTKAVKFYNEDKDFKNAAKNFYLTYKLSPADTSFLYNAAISASLAKEYDAALGYYKELQEVGYTGITTQYLATNKATSEVENLGSKANRDAMIKFGKYSNPTDKTSESKRGEIIKNISYIYINQGKTDEAIVAIKEARKSNPKDLDLLLNEAQLYIKLEQMDKFGALMQEAIELDPTNPTLFFNLGVVNANEKHTEEAIGYYKKAIELKPDYADAYMNLAVAILSGEQEIVAEMNKNLSNIKKYDELELKQKALFRRALPYLEKADELNRSEETVRSILNIYDILRMNDKADALRPIYKKMRGQ, from the coding sequence ATGAAAAAACAAATTATAGCACTTTCTCTTGGATTGATGACCATTGGAGCATTTGCACAGAAAAACGAACTAAAGGCTGCTGAAAAGGCACTTAAAAAAAGTGATTTTAAAACAGCTAAAGAAATTGTTCTTTCTTTAGAAGGTACAGAAGCTTCGATGGATGCTAAATATAAAGCTAAGTATTATTATCTTAAAGGGCAAGCTTTTGGAAAATCTAATGTAAAGAAAGCAGCAGAAGCGTATAACCAATTATTTGATTACGAAAAAGAAACAGGGAAGCAGAAATATACTAAACAAGCACAACCAAAATTAAATGATTTAATTCAATTTGTTTCTACCAAAGCAGTTAAGTTTTATAATGAAGATAAAGATTTTAAAAATGCTGCAAAAAATTTTTATTTAACGTATAAGTTAAGTCCTGCAGATACATCATTTTTATATAATGCAGCGATAAGTGCTTCATTAGCTAAAGAATATGATGCTGCTTTAGGTTATTATAAAGAATTACAAGAAGTTGGTTATACTGGTATTACAACACAATATTTAGCTACTAACAAAGCTACTTCAGAAGTAGAAAATTTAGGTTCTAAAGCTAATAGAGATGCCATGATAAAGTTTGGTAAATATAGTAACCCAACTGATAAAACTTCAGAATCTAAGCGAGGAGAAATTATTAAGAATATTAGCTATATTTATATAAATCAAGGTAAAACAGACGAGGCAATTGTTGCTATCAAAGAAGCTAGAAAATCAAATCCAAAAGATTTAGATCTTTTATTAAATGAAGCTCAATTATATATTAAATTAGAGCAAATGGATAAATTTGGTGCTTTAATGCAAGAAGCTATTGAGTTAGACCCAACAAACCCTACTTTGTTTTTTAACTTAGGTGTTGTAAACGCTAACGAGAAACATACAGAAGAAGCTATTGGATATTATAAAAAAGCAATTGAATTAAAACCAGATTATGCAGATGCTTATATGAATTTAGCTGTAGCAATTTTATCAGGAGAACAAGAAATTGTTGCTGAAATGAATAAGAACTTATCAAATATTAAAAAATATGATGAGTTAGAGCTTAAACAAAAAGCGTTATTTAGAAGAGCTTTACCATATTTAGAAAAAGCAGATGAACTTAATAGATCTGAAGAAACTGTAAGATCTATTTTAAATATTTATGATATTTTAAGAATGAATGATAAAGCAGATGCTTTAAGACCAATTTATAAGAAAATGAGAGGTCAATAA
- the gyrA gene encoding DNA gyrase subunit A: MAEGEKLIPINIEDQMKAAYIDYSMSVIVSRALPDVRDGLKPVHRRVLFGMHELGIKATGSYKKSARVVGEVLGKFHPHGDTSVYDSMVRMAQPWSVRYLMVDGQGNFGSIDGDSPAAMRYTEVRMQKISEDMLADIEKDTVDHRLNFDDTLQEPTVLPTRIPNLLVNGASGIAVGMATNMAPHNLTEVINGTIAYIENRDIEVDELMQHVTAPDFPTGGIIYGYDGVREAFHTGRGRIVMRAKAVIEEVKGRECIIVTEIPYQVNKAEMIKKTAELVNDKKLEGIANIRDESDRNGMRIVYVLKRDAIPNIVLNKLFKYTQLQSSFSVNNIALVNGRPEQLNLKQLIHYFVEHRHEVIVRRTEFELKKAEARAHILEGLIIASDNIDEVIKIIRASSNADEAREALIERFELTEIQAKAIVEMRLRQLTGLEQDKLRAEFEEIMLTIADLKDILANEPRRYQIIKDELQLIKDKYGDERRSVIEYAGGDMRIEDMIPDTKVVVTISNAGYLKRTNLEEYKVQNRGGRGQKGATTRNEDFLEHLFVGTNHQYMMFFTQKGKVFWMRVYEIPEGGKNTKGRAMQNLINIEQDDKVKAFLVTQDLKDEDYINSHYVIMATKKGQVKKTSLEQYSRPRTNGINAITIKEGDELLEAKLTTGDSQVMLALKSGKSIRFEEAKTRPMGRTASGVRGITLQHENDEVIGMVAVNDMESNILVVSEKGYGKRSKLEDYRVTNRGGKGVKTLNISDKTGGLVAIKNVDDSNDLMIINKSGLTIRMAVEDLRVMGRATQGVRLIKIKADDSIAAVAKVVHEEEVEDEDVAAENENGTEIENDTNENQE; this comes from the coding sequence ATGGCAGAGGGAGAAAAGTTGATTCCTATTAACATTGAAGATCAGATGAAAGCTGCGTACATTGATTACTCAATGTCAGTAATAGTTTCAAGGGCATTACCAGATGTAAGAGATGGTTTAAAACCAGTGCACAGAAGAGTGTTATTTGGTATGCATGAGTTAGGAATTAAAGCAACTGGATCATATAAGAAATCAGCAAGAGTTGTTGGTGAGGTTTTAGGTAAGTTTCACCCACATGGAGATACTTCTGTTTATGATTCTATGGTTAGAATGGCACAACCTTGGAGTGTGCGTTATTTGATGGTTGATGGTCAAGGGAACTTTGGTTCTATAGATGGCGATTCTCCAGCAGCAATGCGTTATACAGAGGTTAGAATGCAAAAAATATCAGAAGATATGTTAGCTGATATTGAAAAAGACACTGTAGACCACCGTTTAAATTTTGATGATACTTTACAAGAACCAACTGTTTTACCAACTCGTATTCCTAATTTATTAGTAAACGGTGCTTCTGGTATTGCTGTAGGTATGGCCACAAATATGGCACCTCATAACTTAACAGAAGTAATTAATGGTACTATTGCTTACATTGAAAATAGAGATATTGAGGTTGATGAATTAATGCAGCATGTTACTGCGCCAGATTTCCCTACAGGAGGTATAATTTATGGTTATGATGGTGTTAGAGAAGCTTTTCATACTGGTCGTGGGCGTATTGTAATGCGTGCCAAAGCGGTTATTGAAGAGGTTAAAGGTCGTGAGTGTATTATTGTTACAGAAATACCTTATCAAGTTAATAAAGCAGAAATGATTAAAAAAACTGCCGAACTTGTAAATGATAAAAAATTAGAAGGTATTGCTAATATTAGAGATGAATCTGATAGAAATGGTATGCGAATTGTATATGTATTAAAAAGAGATGCAATACCAAATATCGTTTTAAATAAATTATTTAAATATACACAATTACAATCTTCTTTTAGTGTAAATAATATTGCGCTAGTAAATGGTAGACCAGAACAATTAAACTTAAAGCAACTTATTCATTATTTTGTAGAACACAGACACGAAGTAATTGTTCGTAGAACAGAATTCGAATTAAAGAAAGCAGAAGCAAGAGCTCATATTTTAGAAGGATTAATAATTGCTTCTGATAATATCGATGAAGTAATAAAAATTATTAGAGCTTCTTCTAATGCAGATGAAGCAAGAGAAGCTTTAATTGAGCGTTTTGAATTAACAGAAATTCAAGCAAAAGCAATTGTAGAAATGCGTTTGCGTCAATTAACAGGTTTAGAGCAAGATAAGTTAAGAGCAGAATTTGAAGAAATCATGTTAACAATTGCAGACTTAAAAGATATTCTTGCTAATGAGCCTAGACGTTACCAAATTATAAAAGACGAATTACAACTTATTAAAGACAAGTATGGTGATGAGCGTAGATCTGTTATAGAATATGCTGGTGGTGATATGCGTATTGAAGATATGATTCCTGATACTAAAGTTGTGGTTACCATTTCTAATGCTGGTTACTTAAAGCGTACAAATCTTGAAGAGTATAAAGTTCAAAATAGAGGAGGTAGAGGTCAAAAAGGTGCAACAACTAGAAATGAAGATTTCTTAGAGCATTTATTTGTAGGTACAAACCACCAGTATATGATGTTCTTTACACAAAAAGGAAAAGTATTCTGGATGCGTGTTTATGAAATTCCTGAAGGAGGTAAAAACACCAAAGGTAGAGCAATGCAAAACCTTATCAATATAGAACAAGATGATAAAGTAAAAGCATTCTTAGTAACACAAGACTTAAAAGACGAAGATTATATTAATAGTCATTATGTAATAATGGCAACTAAAAAAGGTCAAGTTAAAAAGACTTCTTTAGAGCAATATTCTCGTCCAAGAACAAACGGAATTAATGCAATTACCATTAAAGAAGGAGATGAATTATTAGAAGCTAAACTAACAACTGGAGACAGTCAAGTAATGTTAGCATTAAAATCTGGTAAATCAATTCGTTTCGAAGAAGCAAAAACTCGTCCAATGGGTAGAACTGCTTCTGGAGTAAGAGGAATTACATTACAACATGAAAATGACGAGGTAATTGGTATGGTTGCTGTAAACGATATGGAAAGTAACATCTTAGTTGTTTCTGAAAAAGGATATGGAAAACGTTCTAAATTAGAAGACTACAGAGTTACAAATAGAGGAGGTAAAGGAGTTAAAACTTTAAATATTTCTGATAAAACGGGTGGTTTAGTAGCTATTAAAAATGTAGATGATTCTAACGATTTAATGATTATTAATAAATCTGGTCTTACTATTAGAATGGCAGTAGAAGATTTACGTGTTATGGGACGTGCTACACAAGGTGTTCGTTTAATTAAGATTAAAGCAGATGATAGCATTGCTGCTGTTGCAAAAGTGGTACATGAAGAAGAAGTTGAAGACGAGGATGTTGCTGCTGAAAACGAAAATGGCACGGAAATTGAAAATGATACAAATGAAAATCAAGAATAA
- a CDS encoding ATP-dependent Clp protease ATP-binding subunit, with product MDDNFSPKVRDVITFSKEEALRLGHEFIGTEHLLLGLIRKGEGKAIEILAAFDVDLSLLRKKLELLNPSNPSFINTDKPNLSLTRQAEKALKTTFLEAKLYQSESIDTAHLLLCILRNENDPTTKLIQKYHVNYDEAKALYKQLHVDNSEADLPSNPIAETPSDDGDYASEKSNPFDQPQKGKNVKKSKTPVLDNFGRDLTDLAERGKLDPVVGRQKEIERVSQILSRRKKNNPMLIGEPGVGKSAIAEGLALRIIERKVSRILFDKRIVSLDLASLVAGTKYRGQFEERMKALMNELEKNDDIILFIDEIHTIVGAGGATGSLDASNMLKPALARGEIQCIGATTLDEFRTNIEKDGALERRFQKVIVDPTSVEETIQILQNIKSKYEEHHHVNYTDDAIEACVKLTNRYMTDRYLPDKAIDALDEAGSRIHITNIVVPKQVLELETQLETIRDNKTKAVNGQKYEEAAKLRDDEKNIEAALNSAQKQWEDDSKLNREIVTEDNVAEVVSMMTGIPVNRVAEAETHRLHELPSLIKGKVIGQDEAVTKVVKAIQRNRVGLKDPNKPIGSFIFLGQTGVGKTQLAKVLARELFDSDDSLIRIDMSEYMEKFAISRLIGAPPGYVGYEEGGQLTEKVRRKPYSVILLDEIEKAHPDVFNMLLQILDDGHITDSLGRKIDFRNTIIIMTSNIGARQLKDFGGGVGFGTSSKQEQADAHAKSVIEGALKKSFAPEFLNRIDDVIVFNALERENIHSIIDIELDKLLKRIADLGYTLELSEKAKDYIADKGFDKKYGARPLKRAIQKYIEDALAEEIVNSKLSEGDTISMDLDDEKNELTIKIKKGKKKPETKTETETETES from the coding sequence ATGGACGATAATTTTTCACCAAAAGTTAGAGATGTAATCACTTTTAGTAAAGAAGAGGCTTTAAGATTAGGGCACGAATTTATTGGAACTGAACATCTACTATTAGGATTAATTAGAAAAGGAGAAGGAAAAGCAATAGAAATTTTAGCAGCATTTGATGTTGATTTAAGTTTACTACGCAAAAAATTAGAGCTACTAAACCCTTCAAATCCTTCATTTATAAACACAGATAAGCCGAATTTAAGCTTAACTAGGCAGGCAGAAAAAGCTTTAAAAACAACTTTTTTAGAAGCTAAATTATACCAAAGCGAGTCTATTGATACGGCACATTTACTGCTGTGTATTCTAAGAAACGAAAATGACCCAACTACCAAGTTGATTCAAAAATATCATGTAAACTATGATGAAGCAAAAGCTTTGTATAAACAACTACATGTAGATAACTCTGAGGCAGATTTACCCTCTAACCCAATTGCAGAAACGCCGTCGGATGATGGAGATTATGCATCAGAAAAATCAAATCCTTTTGATCAACCCCAAAAAGGTAAAAATGTAAAAAAATCTAAAACTCCGGTTTTAGACAATTTTGGTAGAGATTTAACTGACTTGGCTGAAAGAGGCAAACTAGATCCTGTTGTTGGTCGTCAAAAAGAAATTGAACGAGTTTCTCAAATTTTAAGTCGTAGAAAGAAAAATAACCCAATGTTAATTGGAGAACCTGGCGTTGGTAAATCTGCCATTGCAGAAGGTTTGGCTTTGCGAATTATTGAAAGAAAGGTTTCTAGAATTCTGTTTGACAAACGTATTGTTTCTCTAGATTTAGCAAGCTTAGTTGCAGGCACAAAATACAGAGGTCAATTCGAAGAAAGAATGAAAGCCTTAATGAACGAATTAGAAAAGAATGATGATATTATTCTTTTTATTGATGAAATTCATACCATAGTTGGAGCAGGTGGCGCAACTGGATCTTTAGATGCTTCTAACATGTTAAAACCAGCTTTAGCAAGAGGCGAAATACAATGTATTGGTGCAACTACGTTGGATGAATTTAGAACTAATATCGAAAAAGATGGCGCTTTAGAACGTCGTTTTCAAAAGGTAATTGTAGACCCAACATCCGTAGAAGAAACTATACAAATTTTACAAAATATTAAGAGCAAATATGAAGAACATCATCATGTAAATTATACAGATGATGCTATTGAAGCTTGTGTAAAATTAACGAATAGATATATGACAGACAGATACTTGCCAGACAAAGCAATTGATGCTTTAGATGAAGCTGGATCTAGAATTCATATTACAAATATTGTGGTTCCTAAACAAGTTTTAGAATTAGAAACACAACTAGAAACGATAAGAGATAACAAAACAAAAGCTGTTAACGGTCAAAAATACGAGGAAGCTGCAAAATTACGTGACGATGAGAAAAACATTGAAGCAGCTCTAAACTCTGCCCAAAAACAATGGGAAGACGATTCTAAATTAAACAGAGAAATTGTTACTGAAGATAATGTTGCAGAAGTAGTTTCTATGATGACAGGAATTCCTGTAAACAGAGTTGCAGAAGCAGAAACGCATAGATTACACGAACTGCCTTCATTAATTAAAGGTAAAGTTATTGGGCAAGACGAAGCTGTAACGAAAGTTGTAAAAGCGATTCAACGTAATAGAGTTGGATTAAAAGATCCTAATAAACCTATTGGTTCTTTTATTTTCTTAGGACAGACTGGTGTTGGTAAAACTCAATTAGCTAAAGTTTTAGCTCGTGAATTATTCGATTCTGATGATTCTCTAATAAGAATTGATATGAGCGAATACATGGAAAAATTTGCCATTTCACGTTTAATTGGTGCGCCTCCTGGTTATGTTGGTTATGAAGAAGGTGGTCAATTAACAGAAAAAGTAAGAAGAAAACCGTATTCTGTAATTCTTTTAGATGAAATTGAAAAAGCACATCCAGATGTGTTTAATATGTTATTACAAATTTTAGATGATGGACATATTACTGATAGTTTAGGTAGAAAAATTGATTTTAGAAATACCATAATTATTATGACTTCTAACATTGGTGCTCGTCAATTAAAAGACTTTGGTGGCGGTGTTGGTTTTGGTACTTCTTCTAAACAAGAACAAGCCGATGCACATGCAAAATCTGTAATTGAAGGAGCTTTAAAGAAATCTTTTGCTCCTGAATTCTTAAACAGAATAGATGATGTTATTGTATTTAATGCTTTAGAAAGAGAAAATATACATTCTATTATAGATATTGAGCTAGATAAACTATTAAAAAGAATAGCAGATTTAGGTTACACGTTAGAGTTAAGTGAAAAAGCAAAAGATTACATAGCAGATAAAGGTTTTGACAAAAAATATGGAGCAAGGCCACTTAAAAGAGCTATTCAAAAATATATTGAAGATGCTTTAGCAGAAGAAATTGTAAACTCAAAACTTTCTGAAGGAGACACTATTTCTATGGATTTAGATGATGAGAAAAATGAACTCACCATTAAAATTAAAAAAGGCAAAAAGAAACCTGAAACAAAAACAGAGACAGAGACAGAGACAGAATCTTAA
- the hutH gene encoding histidine ammonia-lyase: MNIFHYIDTKPLDLTKIQEIISSDKKLALSEIAVHKIEKCRAYLDEKTKSISKPIYGINTGFGALYNVKIDDNNLQKLQENLVMSHACGTGDEVPKEIVKLMILFKIQALSFGHSGVQLATVNRLIDFYNNDIIPVIFTQGSLGASGDLSPLAHLSLPLIGLGKVYYKNELISSEEVLKIFSWDKIKLQSKEGLALLNGTQFMSAYGIYCLLKAHKLSYLADVIGAISLEGFDGRIEPFNELIHFARPHNGQIKTAKRIKDLLEDSELIEQEKQHVQDPYSFRCMPQVHGATKDTIKFVTKTFLTEINSVTDNPNIFVDEDEIISGGNFHGQPLALGLDFLAIALSELGNISERRTYQLVSGHRHLPPFLISNPGLNSGFMIPQYTAASIVSQNKQYATPASVDSIESSNGQEDHVSMGANAATKCKKVVDNLQTILAIELFTASQALSFANGKSSPFLESIVSMFRQEVTIVDEDRVLHCDIAIASDFITSLEIDSLELFE, from the coding sequence ATGAACATATTTCATTATATAGATACAAAACCTCTAGATTTAACTAAAATTCAAGAAATTATTTCTTCGGATAAAAAATTAGCTTTATCAGAAATTGCAGTTCATAAAATTGAAAAATGCAGGGCTTATTTGGATGAAAAAACGAAATCGATTTCGAAACCAATCTACGGAATTAACACAGGTTTTGGCGCTTTGTATAATGTAAAGATTGATGATAATAATTTACAAAAATTACAAGAAAACTTAGTAATGAGCCATGCTTGTGGTACAGGAGATGAAGTACCAAAAGAAATTGTGAAATTGATGATTTTATTTAAAATTCAGGCATTAAGTTTTGGTCATTCTGGTGTACAATTGGCAACTGTAAATAGGTTGATTGATTTTTACAACAACGATATTATTCCTGTAATTTTTACACAAGGTTCTTTAGGCGCTTCTGGAGATTTATCGCCTTTAGCACATTTATCTTTGCCTTTAATCGGTTTGGGAAAAGTGTATTATAAAAATGAGCTAATTTCATCAGAAGAAGTATTAAAGATTTTTTCTTGGGATAAAATAAAACTGCAATCAAAAGAAGGTTTAGCATTATTAAACGGAACACAATTTATGTCTGCATACGGAATTTATTGCCTCTTAAAAGCGCATAAATTATCATATTTAGCAGATGTAATTGGCGCAATTTCTTTAGAAGGTTTTGATGGAAGAATTGAGCCTTTTAACGAGTTAATTCATTTTGCAAGACCACATAACGGACAAATAAAAACGGCGAAAAGAATTAAAGATTTATTGGAAGATAGTGAGCTAATTGAGCAAGAAAAGCAACATGTACAAGATCCGTATTCTTTTAGATGTATGCCGCAAGTTCATGGCGCAACAAAAGATACTATAAAGTTTGTAACCAAAACTTTTTTAACGGAAATAAATTCTGTTACAGACAATCCTAATATTTTTGTAGATGAAGATGAGATTATTTCTGGTGGTAATTTTCATGGGCAACCTTTGGCGTTAGGATTAGATTTTTTAGCAATTGCATTATCAGAATTAGGAAACATATCAGAAAGAAGAACGTATCAATTAGTTTCTGGTCACAGACATTTGCCACCTTTTTTGATTTCAAATCCCGGATTAAATTCAGGTTTTATGATTCCACAATACACAGCAGCAAGTATTGTAAGTCAAAATAAACAATACGCAACGCCTGCAAGTGTAGATTCTATTGAGTCTAGTAACGGACAAGAAGATCATGTTTCTATGGGCGCAAATGCTGCCACAAAGTGTAAAAAAGTAGTTGATAATTTACAAACTATTTTAGCAATAGAATTGTTTACAGCTTCACAAGCTTTAAGTTTTGCAAACGGAAAAAGTTCTCCTTTTTTGGAAAGTATTGTAAGTATGTTTAGGCAAGAAGTTACAATTGTAGATGAAGATAGAGTGCTACATTGTGATATTGCAATTGCTTCTGATTTTATTACTTCTTTAGAAATTGATAGTTTAGAGTTGTTTGAGTAA